From the Bacillota bacterium genome, the window TCGACGAAAGGTTCACCACCGTGATAGCGGAACGGGTGCTGATTGAGGGTAACGTCCGGCGCAAGAAGCGCCGGGAGGTGATCGATCAATTGGCCGCCGCCGTTATGTTGCAAAATTACTTGGATTACCGGAAAAAGGGGCGTGAAAGTAGTGAATGATGACGAGATCATCCTGGAGGACGAGAACGGCCAAGAGTTTGTGTTTTCTCTGTTTGATGTGTTGACGGTGGACGGTAACAACTATGCGGTGTTGGTCCCCAAGGACGATGCAGAAGAGGGAGCAATCATCCTGCGGTTTGAACAGGACGAAGAGGGTACGGAAGTGTTAGTTTCCATTGAGGACGACGATGAGTTTGAACGGGTCGTGGCCGAATTGGAGAAGCTGGAAGACGTGGAGATAGTGTTCTAGAACCAAACCCGGGACCCATCTGCCCAGTTGCCGATGGGTCTTCCTTTCTGTATGCTCTACACCATCGATGGACTGTTTAAGAAAGGTAGTTGGGGAGTTTGCGGAGGAGGGAGGAGACGGAAGGGTGCGATCCCGAAAGACGTCCCTCGGATCAGCGCCTTCTGTGGAGGCATTGTCTAGTCTAAGGACGCGACTTATCCATCTATTGCAGTTCCTCATAGGGATCATCGCTTGGGGTGTTGTGTTATTTGTGATGGTCATCGGTTTCCGGTTCGGCTATTACACCCTACCGATGACCGATGCCCAGACGGCGGTGGAGACAGTGGTAACCATCCCCGCGGGGATGACGACCCGAGAGATCGGCCGGATGCTGGAGGAACAGCAAATCATCCGCAGTGGTGAGGTTTTCGCCCTGATCAGCCGGGCCCTGGGGGTGGACGGTTCCCTGATGGCGGGCAATTACAGCTTAAGTCCCGGAATGAACCTGCTGGAGATCATCCGGCGGCTGCGGGCCGGCGAGGTGATTACTTACCGGGTGACGATTCCGGAAGGGGCCAATATTCGAGAGATCGCTACTATTCTGGAAAACAGGGGGCTGGTGGACCGGGAGCGGTTTATCGAACTGGCCATGGACAGTAGCTTGATTTACGGTGACAACTTCCCCCTGGAAAAACCCATCCCTTCCCTGGAGGGCTATTTGTATCCCGATACCTATCTTTTCACCGATTCTTCGGAGGAGACCATCATCAAACGGATGGTGGATCAGTTCATTAAGACCGTGGTGCCGGTGGTGGAACAGGCGGAATCCAAGTACAGCCTCCACGAGATTTTGACCCTGGCCTCCATTGTGGAGAAGGAGATTATTTACCACGATGAGCGGGCCCTGGTGGCCGCGGTATACCACAATCGGTTAGAACAGGGCATGCGGTTGCAGGCTGACCCCACCATCCAGTACATTTTGGAGCGTCCCGTCAGCCGTCTATTATACAGTCACCTACAGATCGAATCGCCCTATAACACCTATCGAAATGACGGGTTGCCACCGGGTCCCATTGGCAATCCGGGTATACGATCCATCGAGGCGGTATTGAATCCCGCCGACGTAGATTACCTCTTCTTCGTGGCCCGGGGGGACGGGCGCCATCATTTCAGCAGGACCTTTGCGGAGCATGTCGATGCCCGGCGGATGTATCAGTAAAGGAGTAAGTGAAGTTGACACAGATTGAACTGTTAGCCTGTGGCGGTAACCTGGTTAAGGCGAAGACGGCCCTGCTTTATGGGGCCGATGCTGTTTACGTAGGAGGAAAGGCCTTTAGTCTGCGGGCCGGGGCCGGAAACCTGTCCTATGGGGAATTGGCGGAACTGTTGGCCTATGCCCACCGAATGGGGCGAAGGGTTTACGTGACGGTGAACATCTACGCCAAGAATGCCCAACTAGGTGCCCTCCGGGAGCATCTACGACGCCTAGCCCACTTGGGGGTAGATGGGGTGATCGTTAGCGACCCCGGGGTGGTGGCTTTAGCCAAAGAAACAGTACCGGAACTGCCCTTGCACCTTAGTACCCAGGCGAATACCACCAATTGGCTTGCCGCTAAGTTCTGGGAAGCCCAGGGGATCCAGCGGATCATCGCCGCCCGGGAAATGTCGTTGGTGGAGATTAAGGAACTGGCCCAACGGACCAGTCTGGAAGTGGAGTGCTTTGTCCACGGCGCGATGTGTATCGCCTATTCGGGTCGCTGCCTGCTCAGCGCATATTTCACCGGACGCAGCGCCAACCAGGGGGATTGTGCCCATCCCTGCCGCTATCGCTATACGGTGCAGGAGGAAAAGCGACCGGGGGAGTATTTCCCGCTGGAGGAGGATGCCCAAGGCACCTATATTTTCAGTTCCAAAGACCTGTGCATGATCGAGCACATTCCGGCACTGGTGGACGCCGGCGTAAAAAGTTTCAAGATTGAGGGGCGCATGAAAAGTGTGCACTATGTGGCTACGGTCACCAATGCCTATCGCCGGGCCATCGATGCCTATTTGACAGATCCTGACCTGTACAACGGGATCCTGGAAGAACTCAAGGAAGAACTGGATAAAATCAGCCATCGGCCCTATTCCACAGGCTTCTATTTCGGTCTTCCCTCCGATGCTGCGGTTACCCCCCACACAGACAGCGAGACCGAATACCGGTTCGTGGGTGTGGTGGTGGGCTACGATGAAGGACAGCAGATGGCCGAGGTGGAAGTCCGCAACACCCTAGAACCCGATACCCCACTGGAGATTCTTTTGCCCCGGCAGGGTGCCGTGTCCCTGAAGGCAAGATTCCAGTGCGCCGATCCCCGGCGGGAGGGCGTGGCCCATCCTAACGACCTGATCTACCTGGAAATGCCGCCGGCCCCCGTAGGTACGGTTATCCGCGCCTTGCCCTAAAGCCTTTCCCTTTCCCAAAAGCAGGGAGGACATACACATTTGCCACCCTTCAGACATACGATGTAGAGAGTTTGTGCCCCGGAGTCTTCCTGCGGAGGTGGCATGAAATGGCGATGCGTGAATGGTTCAGCTCCCTTTTGGGATCCCTCGTGGAGAGTCTTGCGTGTCTTGCCGCCTATGTGACGAACAGCGGAGTGTTTCCCAAGCCCCTGCCACCGGCGGAAGAAGCGAAGCTTCTTCGAAAAATGCAAGAGGGCGACGAACGGGCGCGCAACATCCTTATCGAACACAATCTCAGGTTAGTGGCCCATATCGTGAAGAAATTCGAGAACACATATAACGAAGTGGATGATCTTATTTCCATCGGCACCATCGGCTTAATTAAGGCCATCAATACCTTCCGGCCGGACCGGAATACCCGGTTGGCTACCTATGCGGCCCGTTGTATAGAAAACGAGATCCTGATGCATCTGCGCGCCACGAAGAAACTGAAAGGGGAAGTGATGCTGCAGGATCCCATCGGTTCCGATAAAGAAGGCAACGAGATCACCTTGATGGATATCCTCAGCTCCGACGAAGATGTGGGGGAGAAGGTGGAGCTGAAGATTGAACAGGAACGGCTGCTGGAGAAGATGGATCGGCTAGGTAAACGGGAACGGGAAGTATTGGCTTTGCGCTATGGTCTGGATGGGGGTCCTCGCAAGACCCAGCGCGAGATCTCCAAGCGGCTGGGTATCTCCCGCTCCTACGTTTCCCGCATCGAAAAGAAGGCGATTAACAAGCTGCAGGACGCCATGTCGGTTGACTAATAACCTGGTTTTGTTTAGGATGGGCGGGGGAGTGTAAATCCGGAGAATAAGCTCTGGGAAACTGGAGAAGAGAAAGTGTGAGGGGACTCATCGCAAGCTGGATCCTGATTTATTCTTTCGGGGAGTCTGGACTCCCTTGGATTTTGTTCAAGGTGACACGGGACAAGCTCTCAAGAAGAAAGGGGCGGTCTTTGGGTAGCGGCCGAGTCTGTTGAAAGGCAGGGCTGTGCATGGTAAAATAAGGAGGACCGCCAGGTGAGGAGGAAACCCTTTGTTTTCGTTATTATGTCCAAAAAGTTGCTATGTCTCTGTCCTGGAGATTGATCCCCGGGAATTGAAAAAACAAGGGATTGATGGGTTGATTCTGGATGTGGACAATACCATCGTGGAATGGCGAAGTGACCAGGTTTCCGAGGCCATGAAAGAGTGGGTGCACAGGGCCCTGGACTCGGACTTGAAGGTTTGTATCGTTTCCAATGGGGTAGAAAAACAGGTGGAGACGGTCTCCAAGGAACTGAATGTTCCAGCTATCGCCAAGGCGGGAAAACCAACGAAGCGTTCTTTTTTACGGGCGGTGAGGATCATGGAGGTGGAACCCAGCAGGACCGCGGTGATCGGTGATCAGGTATTCACCGATATCCTCGGCGGGAACCGGTTGGGGATGTACACCATCTTGATTAATCCCGTGGGTAAACAGGAGCTGAAGTTTACCAAGTTGATGCGTCGTCTGGAGAGATG encodes:
- a CDS encoding YqeG family HAD IIIA-type phosphatase; protein product: MFSLLCPKSCYVSVLEIDPRELKKQGIDGLILDVDNTIVEWRSDQVSEAMKEWVHRALDSDLKVCIVSNGVEKQVETVSKELNVPAIAKAGKPTKRSFLRAVRIMEVEPSRTAVIGDQVFTDILGGNRLGMYTILINPVGKQELKFTKLMRRLERWTLTKMYKKGLISLRAYRTRFSNE
- a CDS encoding DUF1292 domain-containing protein, translating into MKVVNDDEIILEDENGQEFVFSLFDVLTVDGNNYAVLVPKDDAEEGAIILRFEQDEEGTEVLVSIEDDDEFERVVAELEKLEDVEIVF
- the sigK gene encoding RNA polymerase sporulation sigma factor SigK, which gives rise to MREWFSSLLGSLVESLACLAAYVTNSGVFPKPLPPAEEAKLLRKMQEGDERARNILIEHNLRLVAHIVKKFENTYNEVDDLISIGTIGLIKAINTFRPDRNTRLATYAARCIENEILMHLRATKKLKGEVMLQDPIGSDKEGNEITLMDILSSDEDVGEKVELKIEQERLLEKMDRLGKREREVLALRYGLDGGPRKTQREISKRLGISRSYVSRIEKKAINKLQDAMSVD
- a CDS encoding U32 family peptidase; the encoded protein is MTQIELLACGGNLVKAKTALLYGADAVYVGGKAFSLRAGAGNLSYGELAELLAYAHRMGRRVYVTVNIYAKNAQLGALREHLRRLAHLGVDGVIVSDPGVVALAKETVPELPLHLSTQANTTNWLAAKFWEAQGIQRIIAAREMSLVEIKELAQRTSLEVECFVHGAMCIAYSGRCLLSAYFTGRSANQGDCAHPCRYRYTVQEEKRPGEYFPLEEDAQGTYIFSSKDLCMIEHIPALVDAGVKSFKIEGRMKSVHYVATVTNAYRRAIDAYLTDPDLYNGILEELKEELDKISHRPYSTGFYFGLPSDAAVTPHTDSETEYRFVGVVVGYDEGQQMAEVEVRNTLEPDTPLEILLPRQGAVSLKARFQCADPRREGVAHPNDLIYLEMPPAPVGTVIRALP
- the mltG gene encoding endolytic transglycosylase MltG, producing the protein MQFLIGIIAWGVVLFVMVIGFRFGYYTLPMTDAQTAVETVVTIPAGMTTREIGRMLEEQQIIRSGEVFALISRALGVDGSLMAGNYSLSPGMNLLEIIRRLRAGEVITYRVTIPEGANIREIATILENRGLVDRERFIELAMDSSLIYGDNFPLEKPIPSLEGYLYPDTYLFTDSSEETIIKRMVDQFIKTVVPVVEQAESKYSLHEILTLASIVEKEIIYHDERALVAAVYHNRLEQGMRLQADPTIQYILERPVSRLLYSHLQIESPYNTYRNDGLPPGPIGNPGIRSIEAVLNPADVDYLFFVARGDGRHHFSRTFAEHVDARRMYQ